From the Drosophila suzukii chromosome 2 unlocalized genomic scaffold, CBGP_Dsuzu_IsoJpt1.0 scf_2c, whole genome shotgun sequence genome, one window contains:
- the LOC136117641 gene encoding uncharacterized protein encodes METNRQVATWENSDGTRRKGRCNPSRQHPDISRRMHESDSSAGCATTRQSKGTRRSDKGCQKIPKVMFQFIVLLAIANATQAVPIMAELPVKVGPLPNNTGKYVELRNRIALMSAEWTIISYFDLRLLAQEITAFKKNIEDLSTWCLRGGSCPTIIQVLEQEASELYDGQQLFNHQRQRRGALNLVGNLANGLFGVLDSQYAQNMEEVIRKIQAKELHNTHLLRNQTSILDSTINVMRTSNDEMERRIRHMETHVTDLENTIRTGNIAQVSSELTLIAGHIKRTQTAVINIVTGLKRGIVSPALISLSQLQRELINIKAHLPKGRRLPVTHETMHDIYQVMVSEVQELDNTLIFHTKIPLVDEEEYDVYQLTPIPVVTQDHIIATETETKYLAISDHRDRHFALTVEELNQCTKMSKGPMLCNIKQTTLGPAHEQFQCALAAVQSEQKSSCKPERINTTSIWYPLDAPNAWICATTQEVTLTYVCGEERGKIQVHKNGIVTMNADCIARTPVVTLQGHPALRSTIEKKPATIITHSFKSPIQERQQYTTIRSNTTSSLKHLQGEVHQLQEQLDRGESEATTNTQVNYVNPISIAAGLVILLLLAAICLLIRKGKHTRICQQENGSKQSVTSPIPMSRVKTLTTTE; translated from the exons ATGGAAACAAATAGACAAG TGGCCACTTGGGAGAATAGTGACGGTACACGCAGGAAAGGACGGTGCAATCCGAGTCGTCAGCATCCGGACATCAGCAGGAGAATGCACGAGAGCGATTCATCGGCTGGCTGTGCTACCACTAGACAATCAAAGGGCACCCGAAGAAGTGACAAAGGGTGTCAGAAGATCCCCAAGGTTATGTTCCAATTCATAGTGCTGCTGGCCATTGCCAACGCTACTCAAGCCGTCCCAATCATGGCTGAACTTCCCGTAAAGGTAGGTCCATTACCTAACAATACGGGAAAATATGTAGAATTAAGGAATAGAATAGCTCTGATGTCCGCAGAATGGACGATCATATCATATTTTGATCTACGGCTGTTAGCGCAGGAGATCACTgcgtttaaaaaaaatattgaagatTTATCAACCTGGTGCCTACGAGGCGGGTCATGTCCAACGATAATACAGGTGCTCGAACAAGAGGCCAGCGAGCTATACGATGGTCAACAGCTGTTCAATCATCAGCGACAACGGAGAGGAGCCCTGAATCTGGTAGGAAATCTCGCCAACGGGCTATTTGGAGTTTTAGACTCTCAGTATGCGCAGAATATGGAAGAGGTCATCCGAAAAATCCAAGCTAAGGAATTGCACAACACTCATTTACTCAGGAATCAGACGTCTATCTTAGACAGCACCATAAACGTGATGAGAACGAGTAATGATGAAATGGAACGCAGGATAAGACACATGGAAACACACGTCACAGACCTCGAAAATACCATACGAACTGGGAACATAGCGCAGGTGTCATCAGAACTAACATTAATAGCAGGGCATATCAAGAGGACCCAGACGGCAGTCATCAACATCGTAACCGGGTTAAAAAGGGGCATAGTCAGCCCAGCATTAATCTCCTTAAGTCAGCTGCAAAGGGAGCTTATAAACATAAAGGCCCATCTCCCGAAAGGGAGGCGACTACCTGTTACACATGAGACTATGCATGATATCTATCAAGTGATGGTATCAGAAGTCCAGGAATTGGACAACACCCTCATATTTCATACTAAAATACCATTAGTGGACGAAGAGGAATACGACGTGTATCAATTAACGCCAATTCCAGTAGTCACCCAAGATCACATAATCGCAACGGAGACAGAGACCAAATATCTAGCGATTAGTGATCATCGAGATCGACACTTCGCACTTACTGTGGAAGAGCTGAACCAATGCACGAAGATGTCAAAGGGACCAATGCTGTGCAATATAAAACAAACGACGTTGGGTCCCGCGCACGAACAGTTCCAATGCGCCCTAGCAGCCGTTCAATCTGAACAAAAATCCAGCTGCAAACCCGAAAGGATTAACACGACAAGCATATGGTACCCTCTTGATGCTCCAAATGCTTGGATTTGTGCTACAACACAAGAAGTAACATTAACCTATGTGTGCGGGGAGGAACGAGGAAAAATACAAGTGCATAAAAATGGAATCGTGACAATGAATGCGGACTGCATTGCAAGAACTCCAGTGGTTACACTACAGGGACACCCAGCGTTAAGATCGACAATAGAGAAAAAACCAGCTACAATTATTACTCATTCGTTCAAGAGTCCAATACAGGAGAGGCAGCAATACACGACCATACGTAGCAATACAACGAGCAGTCTAAAGCATCTGCAGGGAGAAGTCCATCAACTTCAGGAGCAGCTAGACAGAGGGGAGTCGGAGGCAACCACGAATACGCAGGTGAACTACGTTAACCCAATCTCCATTGCGGCAGGGCTCGTAATATTACTGTTGCTAGCAGCAATTTGTCTACTCATCAGAAAAGGTAAACATACAAGAATATGTCAACAAGAGAACGGCTCGAAACAAAGCGTCACTTCCCCAATACCTATGAGTCGGGTGAAAACGCTGACGACCACAGAATGA